Proteins from a genomic interval of Paenibacillus sp. FSL H8-0048:
- a CDS encoding glycosyl hydrolase family 18 protein, translated as MDRRQRQRRVTKRGSLTRRLLGLVIIAAAAFWVVYYVLPNRQHLDPDWKGLDKPIFVKGQLTGYSASGTGDSLLLPLPFLQEYVDPSIRYEKESKSVILSTDSSLLYMQEESKAAALNNEPLQLRLAPEVKDKVTYLPADTLENLYGFEIEENANTGAVLLMTAGESVPLGKVKGKEGGKTKALRSEPSVHAPILADMNPGDVVRIWNTDTKDWVYAQLDNGYSGYAQADDITGDGTRTVEKKPETPTRAQRSWKDKPVNMFWEAVYERKPNPAKFAALPGINVVSPTWFSIIDVKGNVRSQADRSYVDWAHNQGMEVWGLLSNSFEPDLTTEALSTYDNRMNAIVQMLKYADLYNLDGINIDFENVYTKDGPNVTQFMRELKPMAQSRNLIVSIDVTPKSKSEMWSLFLDRPALAAASDFLIVMAYDEHWAASPVAGSVASLPWVKTSMNRIIEEDMVPSEKLILGVPLYTRIWTEATEKGKTKVSSKAVSMNAVKEIIAEKKLTPVFDKEAGQNYVEYKEDDVLRKIWIEDSTSLTARVELAQSLKLGGVAAWNRSFASPEAWEALKGIIK; from the coding sequence TTGGACAGAAGACAGAGACAAAGACGCGTCACGAAGCGTGGAAGTCTTACTCGCCGCTTATTGGGACTTGTCATCATAGCCGCCGCAGCCTTTTGGGTTGTTTATTATGTACTGCCGAACCGCCAGCATCTGGACCCGGACTGGAAGGGGCTGGACAAGCCGATTTTTGTGAAGGGACAGCTTACCGGCTATTCAGCATCGGGTACGGGGGACAGTCTGCTTTTACCGCTGCCTTTTTTGCAGGAATATGTAGATCCTTCTATCCGTTATGAAAAAGAGAGCAAATCAGTCATCCTCTCAACGGACAGCAGTCTGCTGTACATGCAGGAGGAATCCAAGGCCGCAGCTCTGAACAATGAACCTCTGCAGCTTCGCCTTGCTCCCGAGGTTAAAGATAAAGTGACCTATCTTCCGGCAGATACACTGGAGAATCTGTACGGCTTCGAGATCGAAGAGAATGCGAATACCGGTGCGGTGCTGCTAATGACTGCGGGAGAATCGGTGCCGCTTGGCAAGGTGAAGGGTAAAGAAGGCGGGAAAACGAAAGCCCTGCGCAGTGAACCTTCGGTGCATGCACCGATTTTGGCCGATATGAACCCTGGCGATGTTGTACGGATCTGGAACACGGACACCAAGGACTGGGTATACGCCCAGCTTGATAATGGTTATTCGGGCTACGCCCAGGCTGATGATATTACCGGAGACGGCACCCGAACGGTAGAAAAGAAGCCCGAAACACCTACACGTGCGCAGCGCAGCTGGAAGGATAAACCGGTTAACATGTTCTGGGAAGCCGTGTACGAACGCAAGCCAAACCCGGCCAAATTTGCAGCCTTGCCTGGAATTAATGTGGTTAGCCCCACCTGGTTCAGCATTATTGATGTGAAGGGGAATGTGCGCAGCCAGGCGGACCGCTCTTATGTGGATTGGGCGCATAATCAGGGGATGGAGGTATGGGGGCTGCTGAGCAACAGCTTTGAACCTGATTTGACTACGGAAGCCTTATCCACGTATGACAATCGGATGAATGCCATTGTGCAGATGCTTAAGTATGCAGACCTGTATAACTTAGACGGGATTAATATCGACTTCGAGAATGTGTACACCAAGGATGGACCGAACGTAACCCAGTTCATGCGGGAACTCAAGCCGATGGCCCAGAGCCGGAATCTGATTGTCTCTATTGACGTAACGCCGAAGTCCAAGAGCGAGATGTGGTCCCTGTTCCTCGACCGCCCGGCGCTTGCAGCCGCATCAGACTTCCTGATTGTAATGGCCTACGACGAGCACTGGGCAGCCAGTCCGGTTGCAGGCTCAGTAGCCTCTCTACCATGGGTTAAGACCTCTATGAACCGGATTATCGAGGAGGATATGGTGCCGTCAGAGAAGCTGATTCTGGGAGTGCCGCTCTATACGCGGATCTGGACGGAAGCCACCGAGAAGGGCAAGACCAAAGTAAGCTCCAAGGCCGTCAGCATGAATGCGGTCAAGGAGATTATCGCCGAGAAGAAGCTGACACCGGTATTCGATAAGGAAGCCGGACAGAACTACGTGGAGTATAAGGAAGATGATGTTCTCCGCAAAATCTGGATCGAGGACAGCACCTCGCTCACAGCCAGGGTAGAGCTGGCCCAGTCCTTGAAGCTGGGCGGAGTGGCCGCCTGGAACCGGAGCTTCGCCAGTCCGGAGGCTTGGGAAGCATTGAAGGGAATTATTAAATAA
- the gatB gene encoding Asp-tRNA(Asn)/Glu-tRNA(Gln) amidotransferase subunit GatB, protein MRLSMSKYETVIGLEVHVELHTKSKIFCGCSTEFGAPPNTHTCPVCLGHPGVLPVLNRQAVEYAMKAAMALNCTIGDVSKFDRKNYFYPDSPKAYQISQYDQPIGLGGWIDIEVNGETKRIGITRLHLEEDAGKLTHVDGGFASLVDFNRVGTPLIEIVSEPDLRSPEEARAYLEKIRAIMQYCDVSDVKMEEGSMRCDANISLRPASQEEFGIRAELKNMNSFRGVLRGLEYEQIRQAEILDDGGVVVQETRRWDEAGGKTLSMRGKEEAHDYRYFPDPDLIVLHIDDAWREAIRSTIPELPDARRARYSEEFGLTAYDAGVLTSSKPLADFFEGSLAFTQDAKAVANWMMGDLLGYLNSNNLELSQVKITPQGLGEMIGLIAGGTISSKIAKTVFKEMLESGKLPAVIVEEQGLVQISDEGAIKRIVEEVVAANPQSVEDYKAGKQKAIGFLVGQVMKASKGKANPGLANTLLTEVLNR, encoded by the coding sequence ATGAGATTATCTATGTCTAAATATGAAACGGTCATCGGGCTGGAAGTTCATGTGGAGCTTCATACCAAGTCCAAAATCTTCTGCGGCTGCTCCACTGAATTCGGCGCGCCGCCTAATACACATACCTGCCCGGTTTGTCTCGGTCACCCCGGTGTACTGCCGGTGCTGAACCGCCAAGCGGTGGAGTATGCCATGAAAGCGGCAATGGCTCTGAACTGTACGATCGGCGATGTCAGTAAATTCGACCGCAAGAACTATTTTTACCCTGACTCTCCAAAAGCCTACCAGATCTCGCAATACGATCAGCCTATCGGCCTCGGCGGCTGGATTGATATTGAAGTGAACGGAGAGACCAAACGGATCGGGATCACCCGTCTTCATCTGGAAGAGGACGCGGGTAAGCTGACGCATGTGGATGGAGGCTTCGCTTCACTGGTTGACTTCAACCGTGTGGGAACGCCGCTGATTGAGATTGTGTCGGAGCCTGATCTGCGTTCGCCGGAGGAAGCGCGTGCTTACCTGGAGAAGATCCGCGCTATTATGCAGTACTGCGATGTGTCCGATGTGAAGATGGAGGAAGGCTCCATGCGTTGTGATGCCAACATCAGCCTGCGGCCGGCAAGCCAGGAAGAATTCGGTATCCGTGCGGAACTGAAGAATATGAACTCCTTCCGCGGGGTTCTGCGCGGGCTGGAGTACGAACAGATCCGCCAGGCAGAGATCCTGGATGACGGGGGAGTCGTTGTACAGGAGACCCGCCGCTGGGATGAAGCCGGAGGCAAGACCTTGTCCATGCGCGGCAAGGAGGAAGCCCATGACTACCGTTATTTCCCGGACCCGGATCTGATTGTGCTGCATATCGACGATGCATGGAGGGAAGCGATCCGCTCCACCATTCCCGAGCTTCCAGATGCCCGTCGGGCGCGTTACAGCGAAGAATTCGGCCTGACTGCCTATGATGCCGGAGTGCTCACCTCCTCCAAGCCGCTTGCGGACTTCTTCGAGGGCAGTCTGGCCTTCACGCAGGATGCCAAGGCTGTCGCTAACTGGATGATGGGCGATCTGCTCGGATATTTGAACAGCAATAATCTGGAATTATCCCAGGTGAAGATTACGCCGCAGGGATTGGGCGAGATGATCGGCCTGATCGCAGGCGGAACCATCAGCAGCAAAATCGCCAAAACGGTATTCAAAGAAATGCTGGAGAGCGGAAAGCTGCCGGCGGTTATTGTGGAAGAGCAAGGCCTCGTTCAGATCAGCGATGAAGGGGCGATCAAACGAATCGTTGAGGAAGTGGTCGCGGCCAATCCGCAATCGGTCGAAGACTACAAGGCGGGTAAGCAAAAAGCCATCGGCTTCCTTGTAGGACAGGTCATGAAGGCAAGCAAAGGGAAGGCTAACCCGGGTCTTGCGAACACCCTGCTCACAGAAGTGTTGAACAGATAG
- a CDS encoding RidA family protein, with protein MTTFQEKIYIYGNGAYLPMEIVNPKILTDKVTSVISHVVVTTASKLAFISGQVSVDESGALIGSGDYYAQAIQVFTNLKYALEAVQADPLCIAKMNIFVVNHSPDLISIIFKAGFHVFGPNWPRTASTYIGVQALADPEWLIEIDAIVIFP; from the coding sequence TTGACCACTTTTCAAGAGAAGATTTATATATATGGGAATGGAGCCTACCTGCCTATGGAAATTGTGAATCCGAAGATATTGACGGACAAGGTTACATCTGTAATTTCTCATGTCGTGGTAACTACTGCCTCCAAATTGGCTTTCATCTCAGGTCAGGTCTCTGTAGATGAATCAGGAGCATTGATCGGTTCAGGGGATTATTACGCGCAAGCGATTCAAGTGTTCACCAATCTTAAGTATGCTTTGGAAGCCGTGCAAGCGGATCCCTTGTGCATTGCAAAAATGAATATTTTTGTCGTAAACCACAGCCCGGATTTGATTTCGATTATTTTTAAGGCCGGATTCCATGTGTTTGGCCCTAACTGGCCGAGGACAGCAAGTACCTATATAGGCGTTCAAGCACTAGCCGATCCTGAATGGCTTATCGAAATAGACGCTATCGTGATCTTCCCATAA
- a CDS encoding monooxygenase codes for MKYEVILIGGGPVGMMLAGELALAGVKVCVIERLKETTPYSRALTVHPRTLEILDMRGVKSQLIKQGRLLSRGHFAGLETPLDFSVLDSSSNHTLFLPQSETEKVLEDWALSLGAEVLREVEALSVHQDENGVDVKIAGPHGETTLRSAYVVGTDGARSLVRKHANISFEGTDATFTAILGDAVLSDLAPMSVISRITEQGLVSIIPINDHIYRVLMIDMERRNVSKDESVTLEEFRSSLIRTTGSDLGLNDVKWMSRFGNATRQAERYRNGRLFLAGDSAHIHFPAGGQGMNVGLQEAMNLGWKLAGAIKGWAPDWLLDSYHAERIPWNTALLRNTEVQTLLLDVTPLIMELRSMLANLIQIPEANYQIAAQISALDVHYVPDAEAPSHPLNGKRFKDLSLKLKDGQLINSYPLLHKGTFLLLHFHSDEQNSGQWETYSNLQVVHASLTEADADWNDVHTALIRPDGHIAWAISLSDPNPIQTIKEGIIRWCGDITV; via the coding sequence ATGAAATATGAAGTCATCCTGATCGGTGGCGGTCCTGTCGGCATGATGTTGGCTGGAGAATTGGCCTTAGCCGGTGTAAAGGTGTGCGTCATTGAGCGACTAAAGGAGACAACCCCATATTCACGTGCGCTTACCGTACATCCACGCACGCTTGAAATATTAGATATGCGTGGAGTGAAATCACAATTAATCAAGCAAGGCCGCTTACTTTCGAGAGGACATTTCGCCGGATTAGAAACTCCTTTGGATTTCTCGGTGTTGGATTCTTCTTCCAATCACACCCTCTTTTTACCACAGAGTGAGACAGAGAAGGTGCTGGAGGATTGGGCTCTTAGTCTTGGCGCGGAGGTCTTGAGAGAGGTCGAGGCTCTGTCTGTGCATCAGGATGAGAATGGGGTCGACGTTAAGATCGCGGGACCGCATGGAGAAACAACGTTAAGATCAGCTTACGTGGTAGGTACGGATGGAGCCAGAAGCTTGGTTCGCAAACACGCAAATATATCCTTTGAAGGTACAGATGCGACCTTCACGGCTATTCTGGGGGATGCTGTTCTATCTGATTTGGCTCCTATGAGTGTCATATCCCGAATTACAGAACAAGGATTGGTCAGCATCATTCCAATCAATGATCATATCTATCGAGTCTTGATGATCGATATGGAGAGACGTAACGTCTCCAAGGATGAGAGCGTTACATTGGAAGAGTTTCGTTCATCGCTCATCCGTACGACCGGAAGTGACCTGGGATTGAACGATGTGAAATGGATGTCCCGATTCGGAAATGCTACGCGGCAAGCGGAACGCTATCGGAATGGCCGATTGTTCTTGGCGGGAGATTCGGCGCACATTCATTTTCCCGCTGGTGGACAGGGAATGAACGTCGGCTTACAAGAAGCGATGAACTTAGGCTGGAAGCTTGCAGGAGCAATCAAAGGCTGGGCTCCAGACTGGCTATTGGACAGTTATCATGCCGAACGTATTCCATGGAATACGGCCTTGCTCCGGAATACCGAGGTCCAGACCCTGCTTCTGGACGTGACGCCTCTCATCATGGAACTGCGAAGCATGCTGGCTAATCTGATTCAAATACCGGAGGCTAATTATCAAATCGCTGCACAAATTTCTGCCCTAGACGTACATTATGTACCCGACGCCGAAGCGCCTTCCCATCCTTTAAACGGGAAACGTTTCAAAGATCTAAGCTTAAAGCTGAAAGACGGGCAATTAATTAACTCCTACCCGCTCTTGCACAAAGGTACTTTTCTTCTGTTGCATTTCCATTCTGATGAACAGAATAGCGGTCAATGGGAAACGTATAGCAACCTTCAAGTGGTACATGCCTCTTTGACTGAGGCTGACGCAGATTGGAACGACGTCCACACGGCGCTGATTCGGCCGGATGGACATATTGCCTGGGCGATTTCTCTATCCGATCCCAATCCAATTCAAACCATAAAAGAAGGAATCATTCGCTGGTGCGGAGACATTACCGTGTAG
- the gatA gene encoding Asp-tRNA(Asn)/Glu-tRNA(Gln) amidotransferase subunit GatA, whose product MSLFQYRLPEVHNMLNTKAVSVSELTEDSLSVIAERDSKVHAFLTLNEEGARAKARELDDKLASGASRGLLFGLPAGIKDNIVTQGLRTTCASQFLTNFQPVYDATVVSKLRQADAVTMGKLNMDEFAMGGSNENSSFGAVRNPWDLERVPGGSSGGSAAAVAAGEVFFTLGSDTGGSIRQPASYCGVVGLKPTYGLVSRYGLVAFASSLDQIGPITRTVEDSAYVLQAIAGYDAQDSTSAKVNIPDYLNSLTGDISGLRIAVPKEYLGEGVDAQVRESVLAALKVLEGLGAVWEEVSLPHTEYAVAAYYLLSSSEASSNLARFDGVRYGVRVDDGGGLLDLYHNSRSQGFGPEVKRRIMLGTYALSSGYYDAYYLKAQKVRTLIKQDFDEVFRKYDVVIGPTAPTTAFKLGSQTEDPLTMYLNDILTIPVSLAGIPAISIPCGFAEGLPVGLQIIGKEFDESTVLRVAHAFEQHTEHHKARPQL is encoded by the coding sequence TTGAGCCTGTTTCAATACCGATTACCTGAAGTACATAACATGCTGAACACCAAAGCGGTCTCGGTCAGTGAGCTGACCGAAGATTCGCTATCCGTTATTGCGGAGCGTGACAGTAAGGTTCATGCCTTTTTGACACTGAATGAAGAGGGAGCCCGTGCCAAGGCACGCGAGCTTGATGACAAGCTCGCGTCCGGGGCTTCACGCGGTCTGCTCTTCGGACTGCCTGCCGGTATTAAGGATAATATCGTGACCCAAGGTTTGCGCACCACCTGTGCCAGCCAATTTCTCACCAATTTCCAGCCGGTCTATGATGCGACCGTAGTCTCCAAGCTGCGTCAGGCTGATGCCGTCACTATGGGGAAGCTGAACATGGACGAGTTCGCCATGGGCGGGTCCAATGAGAATTCCAGCTTCGGCGCTGTACGCAATCCATGGGACCTGGAGCGTGTTCCAGGCGGTTCGAGCGGCGGTTCGGCAGCAGCGGTTGCAGCCGGGGAAGTCTTCTTCACCCTCGGTTCAGACACAGGCGGCTCCATTCGCCAGCCGGCCTCCTATTGCGGAGTAGTCGGCCTTAAGCCTACGTATGGCCTGGTTTCCCGTTACGGGCTGGTCGCTTTTGCTTCCTCCCTGGATCAGATCGGTCCGATTACCCGTACCGTGGAGGATTCCGCATATGTCCTGCAGGCAATTGCCGGTTACGATGCCCAGGATTCCACCTCAGCTAAGGTTAACATACCTGATTATCTGAACTCGCTGACCGGTGACATCTCGGGTCTGCGGATTGCCGTACCTAAGGAGTACTTAGGTGAAGGTGTGGATGCCCAGGTCCGTGAATCGGTGCTCGCAGCACTCAAAGTGCTGGAAGGCCTTGGGGCAGTGTGGGAAGAGGTCTCTCTTCCGCATACAGAATATGCTGTAGCCGCTTATTATCTGCTCTCCTCCTCGGAGGCTTCCTCCAACCTGGCCCGTTTTGACGGTGTCCGTTACGGAGTGCGTGTGGATGATGGGGGCGGATTACTGGATCTGTACCATAACTCCCGCAGCCAGGGCTTCGGCCCTGAAGTCAAACGCCGGATCATGCTCGGCACCTACGCGCTCAGCTCCGGATATTATGATGCCTATTATTTGAAGGCACAGAAGGTCCGCACCTTGATCAAGCAGGATTTCGACGAAGTGTTCCGCAAGTATGATGTTGTCATCGGGCCGACTGCGCCAACTACAGCCTTCAAGCTGGGCTCGCAGACTGAAGATCCGCTGACCATGTATCTGAATGACATCCTAACCATTCCTGTCAGCCTTGCCGGTATTCCTGCCATCAGTATCCCTTGCGGCTTCGCGGAAGGTCTGCCTGTGGGCCTGCAGATTATCGGCAAGGAGTTTGATGAGAGTACGGTACTGCGCGTAGCGCATGCCTTTGAACAACATACAGAGCATCACAAGGCCCGCCCGCAACTGTAG
- a CDS encoding DUF2614 family zinc ribbon-containing protein yields the protein MKFKSAKINAFRTWGLLLTMLGMGLMIMGTAGIVFWGSAGKVVAAVGLVIGLVSMMASLAIYFWAGMLSTSAVQVECPECHKLTKMLGKTDRCMFCHTILTMDAAQATITAEELELQQLKH from the coding sequence ATGAAATTTAAATCGGCCAAAATCAATGCTTTTCGCACCTGGGGACTGCTTCTGACCATGCTGGGCATGGGTCTCATGATCATGGGAACCGCAGGCATTGTATTCTGGGGATCTGCCGGAAAAGTCGTCGCTGCTGTCGGTCTTGTCATTGGACTCGTCTCCATGATGGCCAGTCTGGCTATTTATTTCTGGGCGGGCATGCTCTCAACCAGTGCAGTTCAGGTGGAATGTCCGGAGTGCCATAAGCTGACCAAAATGCTGGGCAAAACCGACCGCTGTATGTTCTGCCACACCATCCTCACCATGGACGCTGCACAAGCTACTATTACCGCCGAAGAGCTTGAACTCCAACAGCTTAAACATTAA
- a CDS encoding GNAT family N-acetyltransferase: MDTIVKLNLQDEFTLDELWSLQHKAYRLEAEIIGFRDIPPLLETRDMLSRVTEDFYGCFDETEELLGAVAVMEESPGKLTVTRMMVSPDHFRQGVAGRMLEFIFARYAEMEQFIVSTGKLNLPAVTLYTKHGFIPAGSEEVAPGVELLELHRPGRLK, from the coding sequence ATGGATACAATCGTGAAGCTGAATCTGCAGGATGAGTTCACGCTGGATGAACTGTGGAGCCTTCAGCATAAGGCATACCGCTTGGAGGCGGAGATCATCGGGTTTCGTGACATACCGCCGCTGCTGGAGACGAGGGACATGCTCAGCCGGGTTACAGAGGATTTCTATGGCTGCTTCGATGAGACGGAGGAGCTGCTCGGCGCTGTTGCAGTTATGGAGGAGTCTCCCGGCAAGCTAACGGTTACCCGGATGATGGTCAGCCCGGATCATTTCCGCCAAGGCGTGGCCGGAAGGATGTTAGAATTTATCTTTGCCCGTTATGCGGAGATGGAGCAGTTTATCGTATCTACTGGGAAGCTGAACCTTCCGGCAGTGACGCTCTATACCAAGCATGGGTTCATTCCTGCCGGGTCCGAAGAGGTGGCTCCGGGAGTAGAACTGCTGGAGCTTCACCGGCCAGGCAGGCTGAAATGA
- a CDS encoding nucleotidyltransferase-like protein, which yields MELSNLTLLSGETFEENVLGAVAWRQRGDATFQSALLHDFDMVVLLLHEEQETERIITHSIAGDKRTQSVHVGLSALERAVMAGDNNELLSSLISGEVLWDPKGILAEMRKQLIQFEGPLKERVMFMEFARFLHMYIKSKRYIEAGCTMDAYNCVLIALYHWARIEVSEAGDFPEPAVWGQVKSLNSPVHKLYEELTISTETLDQRIELILLACEFALMSKMEECCTMLLHILGSRKEAWSMKELLQHSGLSPLQAELPLVLRKLVSRSLIREIASWAVDAGDGHAIRYTL from the coding sequence ATGGAACTGTCCAATTTGACCCTATTAAGCGGGGAGACATTTGAGGAGAATGTTCTTGGAGCCGTTGCTTGGCGGCAAAGAGGGGATGCCACGTTTCAAAGTGCGCTGTTGCATGATTTTGATATGGTGGTCCTTCTGCTGCACGAGGAACAGGAGACGGAACGCATCATAACCCATAGCATTGCCGGTGATAAGCGGACACAATCGGTGCATGTAGGTCTGTCTGCACTGGAACGTGCTGTCATGGCAGGGGATAACAACGAGCTGCTGAGCAGCCTGATATCCGGAGAGGTACTTTGGGACCCGAAGGGGATCTTGGCGGAGATGCGCAAGCAGCTCATTCAGTTTGAGGGCCCGCTCAAAGAACGGGTAATGTTTATGGAATTCGCCCGTTTTTTACATATGTATATTAAGTCCAAGCGGTATATTGAGGCAGGCTGTACCATGGACGCCTATAATTGCGTACTTATTGCCTTGTATCATTGGGCGCGCATTGAAGTGAGTGAAGCGGGGGATTTCCCGGAACCGGCAGTATGGGGGCAGGTGAAAAGCCTCAACTCCCCGGTCCATAAGCTATATGAAGAATTGACTATCAGCACAGAGACACTGGACCAGAGAATTGAACTGATTCTGCTTGCCTGTGAATTTGCCCTCATGTCAAAAATGGAGGAGTGCTGTACCATGCTGCTTCATATTCTGGGCAGCCGTAAGGAGGCGTGGAGTATGAAGGAGCTTCTGCAGCATTCGGGGCTCAGCCCGCTCCAGGCAGAATTGCCGCTTGTGCTTCGCAAGCTGGTTTCCCGTTCATTAATTCGGGAGATTGCCTCGTGGGCAGTGGATGCCGGAGATGGTCATGCCATTCGTTATACGCTCTAA
- a CDS encoding Fur family transcriptional regulator translates to MGSGVQHALEQLKTTGVRITPQRHAILTYLMEAMNHPTADDIYRALEPQFPSMSVATVYNNLKMFMEAGMVRELTYGDNSSRFDANVSDHYHVICQECGKIEDFSYSTLHEVELQAEQATGFKIHGLRMELYGVCKGCGEKQH, encoded by the coding sequence ATGGGTAGTGGCGTACAGCATGCATTGGAGCAACTCAAAACAACCGGTGTTCGTATTACGCCTCAGCGTCATGCGATTCTAACGTATCTGATGGAAGCGATGAATCATCCTACGGCAGACGACATCTACCGGGCTCTTGAGCCTCAATTTCCGAGCATGAGCGTGGCAACTGTGTATAACAATCTTAAGATGTTCATGGAAGCAGGTATGGTCCGTGAGCTGACCTACGGTGATAATTCCAGCCGTTTCGACGCCAATGTATCTGATCATTATCATGTTATCTGCCAGGAATGCGGCAAGATTGAGGATTTCAGCTATTCTACTCTTCATGAGGTAGAGCTGCAGGCCGAACAGGCTACAGGCTTCAAGATTCATGGATTACGTATGGAGCTGTACGGTGTGTGCAAAGGCTGCGGCGAGAAGCAGCACTGA
- a CDS encoding DUF4097 family beta strand repeat-containing protein, whose product MNSGYQNHEELPVREEENEADMPLSEADGELKRPYIPPRPKRRPRKRKFIAGLLAAVLPGTGHLYLGLLRKGISVIFLIVLDIVALLYFSSIGMQINVPLLILLGLLIPVLYFYNVFDALQTADRILRYPEEHDPEELETMSGGTTSRRRVRISEPGISFGLLLLIGGALLFLFQQKPPWLRVFIETSAGAAVSVVLIGLGLLMGIREMARDSIARQDKERKKRRIGRYTASVTLAAVGILLLLDWRDGTDYMMLLLKWWPIIPVLWGVEYLLIYILFRRLKQNGTAGRARMDLRGLFSAVILAACVFIVTEQEHYLHLWNKVSLNLTVAAVDYGEAEGSSYTKAPVMVPVELNTSKVNIDAINGDILIHRAAVEDIEITATVWVDQLDGVLAESIADQSFVEVTEGTTIKITPQSKAYGESGKRQPRINLDISLPEDRRFDLNVRTMNGGITLQNVEAIADISLETGNGELILHRIYGNVKGKTLNGAVRARDVLGNVELGTSGGDMGAWDVRGALKLSTAVGNITAYDSGDTLDLSTKNGNVEVSGARSKLHAESLNGRISIRSGDFGGDWDIYSAVGDIELFLPLTGNYTVEGSSGYGDIVTDLPGLVIDKKVLSGQIGTGEFKLRVDGNSNLNVSKY is encoded by the coding sequence ATGAATTCCGGTTATCAGAATCATGAGGAGCTTCCCGTGCGGGAGGAAGAGAACGAGGCAGACATGCCGCTGTCTGAAGCAGACGGAGAATTGAAGCGCCCCTACATCCCTCCCCGTCCCAAGCGCCGTCCGCGCAAACGTAAATTTATAGCCGGCCTGCTTGCTGCAGTGCTTCCCGGCACGGGACATCTCTATCTCGGGCTGCTCCGCAAAGGGATTTCTGTCATTTTCCTTATTGTGCTGGATATTGTGGCACTGCTGTATTTCTCATCTATCGGGATGCAGATTAATGTACCGCTGCTGATTTTACTGGGGCTGCTGATCCCGGTGTTATACTTCTATAATGTGTTTGACGCGCTCCAGACCGCAGACCGGATTCTGCGTTATCCTGAAGAGCATGATCCTGAAGAGCTGGAGACCATGAGTGGCGGTACCACCTCAAGACGACGCGTAAGGATCAGCGAGCCGGGCATTTCCTTTGGCCTCCTGCTGCTTATCGGCGGGGCGCTGCTCTTCCTTTTTCAGCAAAAGCCGCCCTGGCTTCGCGTATTCATTGAGACCTCTGCCGGTGCTGCCGTCTCCGTGGTGCTGATAGGACTTGGCCTGCTTATGGGAATCAGAGAAATGGCCAGGGACTCCATAGCGCGTCAGGACAAGGAGCGTAAGAAACGGCGGATCGGCAGATATACGGCCTCAGTAACGCTGGCTGCTGTCGGAATCCTGCTTCTCCTGGACTGGCGCGATGGAACAGATTATATGATGCTGCTGCTCAAATGGTGGCCCATCATTCCGGTATTATGGGGAGTAGAGTATCTGCTGATCTATATTCTTTTCCGCCGGCTGAAGCAGAATGGTACGGCTGGAAGAGCGCGTATGGATCTGCGGGGATTGTTCTCTGCGGTAATACTGGCTGCCTGTGTGTTTATCGTAACCGAGCAGGAGCACTATCTGCATTTGTGGAACAAGGTGAGTCTTAACCTGACCGTGGCGGCGGTCGATTACGGGGAAGCGGAAGGAAGCTCTTATACGAAGGCTCCGGTAATGGTGCCGGTCGAACTGAACACCTCCAAGGTCAATATTGACGCTATTAATGGAGACATTCTCATTCACCGGGCTGCTGTGGAGGATATCGAGATTACGGCAACCGTATGGGTGGACCAGTTGGACGGGGTACTGGCTGAATCCATAGCCGATCAGTCTTTTGTCGAGGTGACAGAGGGCACAACGATCAAGATTACACCCCAGAGTAAGGCGTACGGTGAATCCGGCAAACGCCAGCCGCGGATTAACCTCGATATCTCCCTGCCGGAAGACCGGCGGTTCGACCTGAACGTCCGTACGATGAACGGCGGAATTACGCTGCAGAATGTGGAAGCTATTGCAGACATCTCGCTGGAGACAGGGAACGGGGAGCTGATCCTGCACCGCATTTACGGCAATGTAAAAGGTAAAACCTTAAACGGCGCAGTACGCGCCAGAGATGTCCTGGGCAATGTGGAGCTGGGGACAAGCGGAGGCGATATGGGGGCCTGGGATGTCAGAGGCGCTCTGAAGCTGTCCACGGCAGTCGGCAACATTACGGCATATGACAGCGGGGATACACTGGATCTGTCCACGAAGAACGGCAATGTGGAGGTATCCGGAGCAAGATCCAAGCTGCATGCCGAATCCCTGAACGGCCGGATCAGCATCCGCTCCGGAGATTTCGGGGGAGACTGGGATATTTACAGTGCAGTGGGGGATATTGAACTATTCCTGCCGCTGACGGGTAATTATACGGTGGAAGGCTCCAGCGGCTATGGAGACATCGTAACAGACCTGCCAGGGCTTGTGATTGATAAAAAGGTGCTTTCCGGCCAAATCGGAACCGGCGAATTCAAGCTGCGCGTAGACGGAAACAGCAATTTAAATGTGAGCAAATATTGA